In a single window of the Bacteroidales bacterium genome:
- a CDS encoding aminoacyl-histidine dipeptidase, giving the protein MTIKDLQPQEIWKYFDEITKIPRPSKKEEKIIQYLLDFAKEHNLEAEKDEVGNVIIRKPATPGKENSKTVILQSHSDIVCEKNSDVVFDFDNDPIQTYIDGDWVKAKGTTLGGDDGIGIAASLVVLASTDLQHGPVEALFTADEETGMSGAFGLKEGFMKGEILINLDSEDEGELFIGCAGGMDTVAEFSYKKKPVPEDSGAYKIAITGLNGGHSGDEIDSGLGNSNKILNRIILSAYKKFKIRLADFNGGNLRNAIAREAFGIITIYEKHTADFESLVSKLSIDIKNEFSVTEKNLEISYEKIELPEFVISKKIQKRLMHSLYACWHGVYAMSADMPGLVETSTNLASVKFIDDNKIKVETSQRSSVESGKYDMAQTVASVFKLAGAKVKHGDGYPGWKPNTDSEIMKITEESYKRLFNKTPEVKAIHAGLECGLFLEKYPYLDMISFGPTIKGAHSPDERMNIPTVQKFWDLLVDVLEMV; this is encoded by the coding sequence ATGACAATAAAAGATTTACAACCGCAAGAAATATGGAAATATTTTGATGAAATTACAAAAATTCCTCGCCCTTCAAAAAAAGAAGAAAAAATTATACAATATCTTTTGGATTTTGCAAAAGAACATAATCTTGAAGCAGAAAAGGATGAAGTCGGAAACGTAATAATAAGAAAACCCGCAACACCGGGTAAAGAAAATTCAAAAACTGTTATTTTACAAAGTCATTCAGATATAGTTTGCGAGAAAAATTCGGATGTTGTATTTGATTTTGATAATGACCCTATCCAAACATATATTGACGGCGATTGGGTAAAAGCAAAGGGTACTACTTTGGGAGGTGATGACGGTATCGGTATTGCTGCTTCATTAGTAGTTCTTGCTTCAACTGATTTGCAGCACGGGCCTGTTGAAGCTCTTTTTACAGCAGATGAAGAAACCGGAATGTCAGGTGCATTCGGACTTAAAGAAGGATTTATGAAAGGGGAGATTCTGATTAATCTTGATTCTGAAGATGAAGGAGAATTATTTATAGGATGTGCCGGCGGAATGGATACAGTTGCTGAATTTTCGTATAAGAAAAAACCTGTTCCCGAAGATTCCGGTGCTTATAAAATTGCAATAACAGGTTTAAACGGAGGGCATTCAGGAGATGAGATTGATAGCGGATTAGGAAACTCAAACAAAATTCTTAATCGAATAATTTTATCAGCTTATAAGAAATTTAAAATCAGATTAGCTGATTTTAACGGCGGAAATCTTAGAAATGCAATTGCTCGTGAAGCATTTGGAATTATTACAATTTATGAAAAGCATACAGCTGATTTTGAAAGCCTTGTTTCAAAACTTTCAATAGATATTAAGAACGAATTTTCAGTAACAGAAAAAAACTTGGAAATTTCTTATGAAAAAATTGAACTTCCCGAATTTGTTATTTCAAAAAAAATACAAAAACGTTTAATGCATTCACTTTATGCTTGTTGGCACGGTGTTTATGCCATGAGTGCTGATATGCCCGGTTTGGTTGAAACATCAACGAATTTAGCTTCTGTTAAGTTTATTGATGATAACAAAATTAAAGTTGAAACCAGCCAAAGAAGTTCTGTTGAAAGTGGGAAATATGATATGGCTCAAACAGTTGCGTCTGTATTTAAACTCGCAGGAGCAAAAGTCAAACACGGTGATGGTTATCCGGGTTGGAAACCGAATACTGATTCTGAAATAATGAAAATAACAGAAGAGTCGTATAAGAGATTGTTCAATAAGACTCCGGAAGTAAAAGCCATTCATGCCGGATTAGAATGTGGTTTATTCTTGGAAAAATATCCGTATTTAGATATGATATCTTTCGGTCCCACAATCAAAGGAGCTCATTCGCCTGATGAAAGAATGAATATTCCGACTGTTCAAAAGTTTTGGGACCTTTTGGTTGATGTTCTTGAAATGGTTTAA
- a CDS encoding histidine kinase → MQINRKLLQIFIHIVAWLLFISMPLLIFGKLEEEVIPIKAYYFLFRLFLFVSLFYLNYLVFIPRLLSKRKFILFAASLIVSIGVVITLNYLTIKYSLADEAFNHIDNSRKIAGIGFVSVFLAAIGTSIKITQKWYNNEKQKNIINNEKLNSELSFLRSQVNPHFLFNTLNNIYSLANRKSEQTGNAIMKLSHLMRYMLYEAKKDRVDLQNEINYLTDYIELQKLRMPDKSKVVFNIEGNENDKEIEPMLLVPFLENAFKHGDIYSDDAKIDILLRIKETELLYKVENKIDEATITGKDKVKGIGLDNLNKRLKLYYPGKHEFSTEKKGNVFISILKIRFD, encoded by the coding sequence ATGCAAATTAATCGAAAATTACTTCAAATATTTATTCATATTGTAGCTTGGTTGCTTTTTATTTCTATGCCTCTTCTTATTTTTGGTAAACTCGAAGAAGAAGTTATACCGATTAAAGCATATTATTTTTTATTTCGTTTATTTTTGTTTGTTAGTCTTTTTTATTTGAACTATTTGGTTTTTATCCCCCGTCTTTTATCTAAAAGAAAATTTATATTGTTTGCAGCTTCTCTTATTGTAAGTATTGGTGTTGTAATAACATTAAATTATTTAACTATTAAATATTCCCTTGCAGATGAGGCTTTTAATCATATTGATAACTCACGAAAAATTGCAGGCATTGGCTTTGTTTCAGTTTTTTTAGCAGCAATAGGCACAAGTATCAAAATTACACAAAAATGGTATAATAACGAAAAACAAAAAAATATTATCAATAATGAAAAACTGAATTCTGAATTATCTTTTTTGAGATCGCAAGTAAATCCGCATTTCTTATTTAACACACTGAATAATATTTATTCTCTTGCTAACAGAAAATCGGAGCAAACAGGAAATGCAATTATGAAACTTTCACATTTAATGCGATACATGTTATATGAAGCTAAAAAAGATAGAGTTGATCTGCAAAACGAAATTAATTATTTAACAGATTATATAGAGTTGCAAAAATTAAGAATGCCTGATAAATCAAAAGTAGTTTTTAATATTGAAGGAAACGAAAATGATAAAGAAATTGAACCGATGTTACTTGTCCCTTTTCTTGAAAACGCCTTTAAACATGGTGATATATACTCTGATGATGCTAAGATTGATATTCTTTTGAGGATAAAAGAAACCGAATTATTATATAAAGTTGAAAACAAAATTGATGAAGCAACAATTACCGGTAAAGATAAAGTAAAAGGAATAGGACTTGATAATTTAAATAAAAGACTGAAATTGTACTATCCCGGAAAACATGAATTCAGTACAGAAAAAAAAGGAAATGTTTTTATATCAATTTTAAAAATAAGATTTGATTAA
- a CDS encoding LytTR family DNA-binding domain-containing protein, which yields MNCIAVDDEPLALDVVEDYIKKIDFLNLVKKCCKASEAIEILQKEKIDLMFLDIQMPGITGVQLVKSIKNIPPVIFTTAYSNYAVEGFELDAVDYLVKPFTFERFLKAAGKAYSLYKLKDNTISTEENHDTKDFIFVKSEYKNIRLNFNDILYIEGLSDYIKIYLTGGKNILSLQSLKAFNEKLPSDNFLRIHRSYIISLNKINSIQKYRVFIGDKQISVGDSFKENFFKKIKEFGII from the coding sequence ATGAATTGCATAGCAGTTGACGATGAACCTCTTGCTCTTGATGTAGTAGAGGATTATATAAAAAAGATTGATTTTTTGAACCTTGTTAAGAAATGCTGCAAGGCTTCCGAAGCAATAGAAATTTTGCAAAAAGAAAAAATTGATTTAATGTTTCTTGATATTCAAATGCCGGGTATAACAGGAGTGCAACTTGTAAAAAGCATTAAGAACATTCCTCCGGTTATATTTACTACTGCTTACTCAAATTATGCAGTCGAAGGCTTTGAACTTGATGCAGTAGATTATCTCGTAAAGCCTTTTACATTTGAACGATTTCTGAAAGCTGCCGGGAAAGCATATTCTTTGTATAAATTGAAAGATAACACAATATCAACCGAAGAAAATCACGATACAAAAGACTTCATTTTTGTAAAATCGGAATATAAAAACATCAGATTGAATTTTAACGATATACTATACATCGAAGGATTAAGCGATTATATAAAAATTTATCTGACCGGCGGCAAAAACATACTTTCATTGCAAAGTTTAAAAGCATTTAATGAAAAATTACCAAGTGATAATTTTTTAAGAATACATCGTTCGTATATTATTTCATTAAATAAAATCAATTCAATACAAAAATACAGAGTTTTTATAGGAGATAAACAAATTTCGGTAGGCGACAGTTTTAAAGAAAATTTTTTTAAAAAAATTAAAGAATTCGGTATTATTTAA
- a CDS encoding TonB-dependent receptor: MKHMKKRQLISLLIMFFICNTAVAQKKHTISGYIKSAETGEALIGASVSIEKLETGTVTNVYGFYSATLPDGKYLIRYSYLGYKNTDIEVNLNEDNNIDIELQSSASEIDEVVITGEAVDRNIKETEMGVVTISPKEIKVIPVMFGEQDILKTIQLMPGVKSAGEGSSGFYVRGGATDQNLIILDEAPVYNASHLLGFFSVFNSDAIKDMKLYKGNAPAEYGGRLSSVLDVQMNDGNSKKFSASGGLGLISSRLTIEAPIVKDKGSFIISGRRTYADLFLNFMNDTLIKNTTLYFYDFNAKANYKIGKNDRIFLSGYFGRDVFSFSDKMSFDWGNKTATLRWNHLFGNKLFLNSSFIYSDYNYVIGFNPVGNLLEISSGILDYNLKEDFQYFINTKNNLKFGFNSIYHTFRPGEMASEDEDFINSKIIDEKHAVESAAYISHKFDISDRFKLVYGLRYSNFTIVGIDTVYSYNNEDEITDTTAYAKGEIVENYGCFEPRITLNFVINEKSSVKTSYARNAQYLHLMSNSTSSSPTDLWLPSSILVKPEIADQIALGYFRNFKDNMFETSIEVYYKNLQNQIDYQNGADIMFNDKVESQLVFGEGRAYGAELFIKKRTGKLTGWIGYTLARTEKLIPDIQETWYPAKQDRTHDVSIVAIYNFNKKWNVSATWVYYTGNAVTFPSGKYEIEGLTVPAYTSRNGYRMPDYHRLDLGVTYTNKKRKRFESSWNFSVYNAYARKNAYSIDFRESENDPTVTEAVRLSLFQIVPSITYNFKF; encoded by the coding sequence ATGAAACACATGAAAAAAAGACAATTAATCAGTTTATTAATAATGTTTTTTATTTGCAATACAGCTGTTGCACAGAAGAAACACACAATCAGCGGTTATATAAAAAGTGCCGAAACCGGAGAAGCACTTATCGGGGCTTCAGTATCAATAGAAAAACTTGAAACAGGTACAGTAACAAATGTTTATGGTTTTTATTCAGCAACTTTGCCCGATGGGAAATACTTAATCAGGTATTCATATTTAGGATATAAAAATACAGATATTGAAGTAAATTTAAATGAAGATAATAACATAGATATTGAGTTGCAATCATCTGCAAGTGAAATAGATGAAGTTGTTATTACCGGTGAAGCTGTCGACAGAAACATTAAGGAAACGGAAATGGGTGTTGTCACCATATCTCCCAAAGAAATAAAAGTTATACCGGTAATGTTCGGAGAGCAAGATATTTTAAAAACTATTCAATTGATGCCGGGTGTTAAATCAGCAGGAGAGGGGAGCAGCGGTTTTTATGTAAGAGGCGGAGCTACAGACCAAAATTTGATAATTCTTGATGAAGCACCGGTTTATAATGCTTCGCATTTATTGGGTTTTTTCTCGGTATTTAATTCCGATGCCATAAAAGATATGAAGTTGTATAAAGGCAATGCACCTGCAGAATACGGAGGCAGATTATCATCTGTACTGGATGTACAAATGAATGACGGAAATTCCAAAAAGTTCTCGGCATCAGGCGGTTTGGGTTTAATATCTTCACGTTTAACAATTGAAGCTCCTATTGTAAAAGATAAAGGCTCATTTATTATTTCGGGCAGAAGAACTTATGCAGATTTGTTTTTGAATTTCATGAACGATACCCTTATCAAAAATACAACTCTGTATTTTTATGATTTCAATGCAAAAGCAAATTATAAAATCGGAAAAAATGACCGTATTTTTCTTTCCGGATATTTTGGAAGAGATGTTTTCAGTTTTTCGGACAAGATGAGTTTTGATTGGGGAAACAAAACAGCAACTTTAAGGTGGAATCATTTATTCGGGAATAAGCTGTTTCTCAACAGCTCATTTATTTACAGCGATTATAACTATGTTATTGGTTTTAATCCTGTCGGTAATTTATTAGAAATTTCATCCGGAATTTTGGATTATAATTTGAAAGAAGATTTCCAGTATTTTATTAATACAAAAAATAATCTGAAATTTGGTTTCAATTCTATATATCATACATTTCGCCCCGGAGAAATGGCTTCTGAAGATGAAGATTTTATTAATTCAAAAATTATTGACGAAAAACATGCTGTTGAAAGTGCAGCCTATATTTCACATAAGTTTGATATTTCCGACAGGTTTAAATTGGTGTACGGTTTAAGATATTCAAATTTTACAATTGTTGGAATTGATACTGTTTACAGCTACAATAATGAAGATGAAATAACCGACACAACAGCTTATGCAAAAGGAGAAATTGTTGAGAATTACGGTTGTTTTGAACCGAGAATAACATTAAATTTTGTAATAAACGAAAAGAGTTCTGTCAAAACATCTTATGCAAGAAATGCTCAATATTTACATTTAATGTCAAATTCAACATCGTCATCGCCCACTGATTTATGGCTTCCGAGCAGTATATTAGTTAAACCTGAAATTGCCGATCAAATAGCTTTGGGATATTTTAGAAATTTTAAAGACAATATGTTTGAGACATCAATAGAAGTATATTATAAAAATTTACAAAATCAAATTGATTACCAAAACGGAGCAGATATTATGTTTAACGATAAAGTAGAATCGCAACTTGTTTTTGGTGAAGGAAGAGCATACGGTGCCGAACTTTTTATAAAAAAAAGAACAGGAAAACTAACCGGCTGGATTGGTTATACACTTGCTCGAACAGAGAAACTAATTCCTGATATTCAAGAAACTTGGTATCCGGCAAAACAAGACCGAACACATGATGTTTCGATAGTGGCAATTTACAATTTTAATAAAAAATGGAATGTTTCGGCTACTTGGGTTTATTATACCGGAAATGCTGTTACATTTCCGAGCGGTAAATATGAAATTGAAGGATTAACTGTTCCTGCTTATACGAGCAGAAACGGCTATCGCATGCCTGATTA